The DNA region GGAATGTAAAGAGAACTATTTTATTAAATTCATTCTTAATGGCAGTACATTCAATTTCTTTTAATAATACTGAGCCTACTCCTTTTCCTCTATAATCCCTTCTTATATAAATTGATAAATCAGCTACCCCGACATATGCGCACCGATTAGAATAAGGGTTTAGTGATGCCCATCCAACTATTTCATCGTTATTTTCAATTACTATGGCAGCAAAACGCTCGTTATGGTCATTAAACCATTCTGTCATGTACCCAAGATCTTTTTGGTCTTCCTCCAAGGTTGCAATCTTATCTTCAATCCCTTGGTTATAAATGTTTAATATTGATTCCAGATCATTTATCGTAGCCAACCTAGATTTATACCCTGTGTTCATAATAATCTCCCTCTGCATCATCTGTTTTAATTTATTATATAAAATTTTTTTCCAATACAAAAGAAATAAAAGTTGCATTTTACAAATAATTTGTATATAAATAAATCAGAGGTGAAAAATATGGAAAACGTTAGAGAATTATTTCAAGTTATGACAAGGCGATTTGGTCTTTTAAATAAAAACTGTTGTCAAATAGGTGAAACTGAAATATCCCTTGTACAAAGTCATATCATTTATGAAATTCTCCGTAATGATAAACCATCGATGCAACAGGTCGCTGATACTCTGGGGATTGATATAACTACCTTTAGTCGCCAAATCCAAACGCTAATAAAGATGGAGCTGATTAAAAAATCACCTCTACCTGAGGATCGACGTGTCTCACAACTTACTCTAACTACACAAGGAAAATATGTTGCTGCGAAGATTGATGCAGAAATGGACCAATATCTTAACGAAGTGTTTTCAAATATGAGTGAATTTGAACGGGAAATGGTAATTAAATCAGTCAAACTACTAAACGAATCCATGTCAAAATCAACTGTTTGTTGTAAAACATTAATTTGAGCAAGTTATACTTGCTCTTTAATAAAAATAAATACTTGCAATATACAACTAAAAGGGGATGGTTATTTGTTTTTCATCGAAATGCAAATAAAAGGTTTATTATGAAATGAAAAAAGTAGAAATGGAAAAGGCAATAATTGATATTAGGGAGGAAATCATAATGAAAAATGCTCATATTGGTCTTAATGTTACAAACCTTGAAAAATCCATTGTGTTTTACAGCAATCTTTTCGGGGTTGAACCGGTTAAAGTAAAGTCCGATTATGCGAAGTACCTTCTTGAAACACCAGGATTAAACTTTACACTTAATCATCGAGATGAAGTAACTGGAAATCAGGTTGGACACTTCGGCTTTCAAGTTGAAAGCACAGAAGAAGTGATGGCTCATAAGTACAGACTTACAGAACAGGGTATTCAGTTGCAATTCGACGAAATTAATACAACATGTTGTTATGCCCTCCAAGATAAATTTTGGGTTAATGATCCTGATGGAAACGAGTGGGAGTTTTTCTACACAAAAGCAGATGTGGATGTTTACAATTTAAACGATTCTGCTTGTTGCACTTCTGAACCAAAGGCTTAAAAAGGATTGAGTGTTATTCAACGATGGTATAAACCGAAAATATATAACAGCTCAGTTCTTAAAGAAGTTTGGGATAGTATAGTTCCTAAATTGCTAGTTATGTCATATAAAATGCAAAACTCGCCAATTGGCGAGTTTTCTTGTTACAGTACTATGTTTTTCCAACTTGATACATACCAAGTTGGTGATCTGGAAACACTCTGGCTAGGTAGTTAATAACTAACGGTTAGATTTTTTGATTTTCTCCATATCTTCAGCGGAATATATTTGGATGCCTTTTTGTTCTTGCAGAGCAACTAGAATCATAGCAGCTGCGACTGTCTTCGCTTCTATTCCCATTCGGCTCCTATATATATATTAATTAAAAGGATATTCTCCTTCTAAAAAATAGACTCTTAGTTGAACTATAAACCATCAATTATTAAAGTTAGATGAGAGTTTTGGTCATTATTAAGTCCATTTGTTCTTCATCACCCATATAAAAGGAGTGGGCTCCAGTTTGAACGAATCCCATTTTCTTATAAAAAGCAAGAGCATTTTCGTTTTTTTCCCATACTCCTAGCCAAATTTTCTTTTTATTACTTTCCATCGCAATTTCCAAAGCTTTATTTAACAAATATTTACCAAGGCCATGTTTATGAAATTTGCTCTTAATATAAATCCGCTCGATTTCAAGTGATTCATCATCCATTTCTTCAGATTGAGCATCATTGGAATTGACCTTTAAATATCCAGCGACTTCATTATTAAAATAAACAAAAAAGAATTGCGAAGAACTATTGGATAATTCTTTTTCTAATTGTTTTAAGTTAAAGGCCCTTTCCAAATAGGCATTCATATTCTCAGGTGAATTTTGATGCTTAAATGTCTCATTAAATGTTTCATAACTAATTTCTTGAAGTTTGGGTGAGTCTACTAGTGTACACTTTTTTATTTTTATATTCATGTAAAGATGTCACTCCTTAATATAATCAATAATTTTTCTTGTTTCCCTTTTTTACAAATTCCCAGTCTTTTTCTATATTTTTTCTTACTATTTGAAGAAGATTGAAAATGGATTGTTCTTCAGTTTCGGAAAAACCAGCTAGTACAACGATATTGGAATAATCATTTTCCCTTTAAATAAAAGGATAAACATTTTTCCCTCTCTCTGTTGGAAAGAGCTTCTTTATTTTTTTGTTCTGTTGATCTTCCTACTTTTCAAGAAAGCCTTTCATTTCAAATTTCTTTATGGCTCGAGTTGCTGTTGATCTATCTACTTTTATCATTTCAGCTAACTTTTCTTGAATGCTTCCTGGATGTCTTTTCAATAATTCGGTATAGTTCAATAAAAAAAGTGTACCATTTTTTGGTACACACGTCAGCCGAATGAGCAGTTTTTTTGTAGTGACCAAAGCAAAAATGCCATTAGCGTAATCACTAATGGCATCTTAATTTTTTTCTTTTACAAATACTTATTCTGCTTCACCGACAACTGTAAAACGTTCATTTATATGTTCTGGATTTTCAATTTCGTCCAATACTGCTATAGCATAATCTGCATAGCTAATATAACTTTCACCTTTTGAATTAACTAAAAGATGATCTTTTCCAGACCGATAGGAACCTGTTCTTTTTCCTTCAGCATCAAAAAACGCAGAAGGACTGATAAATGTCCAGTTAATAGTAGAAGTTTCCTGTAATTCTTTTAAGTTACGTCCTTGCCCTTTAGCAGTCGGGATAAATATATCTGGAAAATCAGGTGTTTCCATTACCGTAAGAGTTTTGTTATCGTCTACATAAAGGCTTCCAGCACCACCGACAATAATGGCTCTTGTATTTGTTCCTTTTAGTGCCTCAATTAATGCATGACCAGCATCAACATGTGCTTGCTCTTCACCAAGAGGCGCACCGAAGGCGTTCACAACCACTTCAAACTTTTTCATATCATCAGATTTGAGGTCGAATATAGCTTTCTCAATAACCTCAACGTTTTTATTTTCAATTTTTGAAGCATCTCTTACAATAGCTGTTACTTCATGTCCACGACTAAC from Neobacillus sp. FSL H8-0543 includes:
- a CDS encoding arsinothricin resistance N-acetyltransferase ArsN1 family A, coding for MNTGYKSRLATINDLESILNIYNQGIEDKIATLEEDQKDLGYMTEWFNDHNERFAAIVIENNDEIVGWASLNPYSNRCAYVGVADLSIYIRRDYRGKGVGSVLLKEIECTAIKNEFNKIVLFTFPFNKLGQGLYRKKGFREVGVFKNQGKLEGRYVDVMIMEKIIIP
- a CDS encoding MarR family winged helix-turn-helix transcriptional regulator; this translates as MENVRELFQVMTRRFGLLNKNCCQIGETEISLVQSHIIYEILRNDKPSMQQVADTLGIDITTFSRQIQTLIKMELIKKSPLPEDRRVSQLTLTTQGKYVAAKIDAEMDQYLNEVFSNMSEFEREMVIKSVKLLNESMSKSTVCCKTLI
- a CDS encoding ArsI/CadI family heavy metal resistance metalloenzyme, which translates into the protein MKNAHIGLNVTNLEKSIVFYSNLFGVEPVKVKSDYAKYLLETPGLNFTLNHRDEVTGNQVGHFGFQVESTEEVMAHKYRLTEQGIQLQFDEINTTCCYALQDKFWVNDPDGNEWEFFYTKADVDVYNLNDSACCTSEPKA
- a CDS encoding GNAT family N-acetyltransferase yields the protein MNIKIKKCTLVDSPKLQEISYETFNETFKHQNSPENMNAYLERAFNLKQLEKELSNSSSQFFFVYFNNEVAGYLKVNSNDAQSEEMDDESLEIERIYIKSKFHKHGLGKYLLNKALEIAMESNKKKIWLGVWEKNENALAFYKKMGFVQTGAHSFYMGDEEQMDLIMTKTLI
- a CDS encoding NAD(P)-dependent oxidoreductase; the encoded protein is MKIAIIGASGKAGSRILNEAVSRGHEVTAIVRDASKIENKNVEVIEKAIFDLKSDDMKKFEVVVNAFGAPLGEEQAHVDAGHALIEALKGTNTRAIIVGGAGSLYVDDNKTLTVMETPDFPDIFIPTAKGQGRNLKELQETSTINWTFISPSAFFDAEGKRTGSYRSGKDHLLVNSKGESYISYADYAIAVLDEIENPEHINERFTVVGEAE